The following proteins are co-located in the Anaerolineae bacterium genome:
- a CDS encoding ubiquitin-like domain-containing protein, translated as MTLCFLCTREVTLIVDGRVHKVRVLPAEPQALLQELGLGLALSYSYVQGEPATLVVTRPIPVEIYADGSVKRVEAYGTTIEEALNKAKVTLKEEDEIFVNGEKSSPGVPLAVRLRASLDGFGVIAPVKVLVRRAVPITIVDNGVPITIYTTAKVLGEALYRAGLILYAGDVVVPELHTPVSPGLKVYITRSKAARITVDGRIIKTRTLARTVAELM; from the coding sequence ATGACCCTGTGCTTCCTTTGCACTCGTGAAGTTACTCTCATAGTGGATGGCAGAGTCCATAAAGTACGGGTTCTACCTGCTGAACCACAAGCCCTCCTGCAAGAATTGGGCCTCGGACTTGCTCTCAGTTACTCTTATGTTCAGGGAGAGCCCGCTACCCTGGTGGTCACCAGGCCTATCCCAGTGGAAATTTACGCCGACGGGAGCGTGAAAAGGGTAGAAGCCTACGGTACAACCATTGAAGAAGCTCTAAACAAAGCAAAGGTGACCCTAAAAGAAGAGGATGAAATTTTCGTGAATGGTGAGAAATCTTCTCCGGGTGTGCCTCTGGCTGTAAGGCTTAGGGCAAGCCTAGATGGGTTCGGAGTCATCGCTCCCGTTAAAGTGCTTGTCCGGCGCGCCGTTCCCATCACCATTGTAGACAACGGGGTTCCCATTACCATATACACTACGGCCAAGGTGCTGGGAGAGGCCCTTTATAGAGCGGGCTTAATCCTTTACGCTGGAGATGTGGTAGTTCCGGAGCTTCACACCCCCGTTTCCCCAGGTTTGAAAGTCTACATAACTCGCTCCAAAGCCGCCAGGATCACCGTTGACGGCCGTATAATTAAGACCAGAACTCTCGCCCGTACCGTAGCTGAACTCATG